A window of Juglans regia cultivar Chandler chromosome 7, Walnut 2.0, whole genome shotgun sequence contains these coding sequences:
- the LOC109020705 gene encoding probable serine/threonine-protein kinase WNK9, which produces MNGVSAVEPDYSEFVEVDPTGRYGRYNEILGKGASKTVYRAFDEYEGIEVAWNQVKLYDFLQNPEDLERLYCEIHLLKTLKHNNIMKFYTSWVDTAKRNINFVTEMFTSGTLRQYRLKHRRVNIRAVKHWCRQILKGLLYLHSRNPPVIHRDLKCDNIFINGNQGEVKIGDLGLAAILRKSHAAHCVGTPEFMAPEVYEEEYNELVDIYSFGMCILEMVTFEYPYSECTHPAQIYKKVVSGKKPEALYKVKDPEVRQFVEKCLAAVSHRLSARELLKDPFLQIDDYGFCLSSVEYRGDFDELGPFLRQSHYGSYNINHSFIDGYSNCLGYSGENDLEYHPVEFGMSEIDLFTCQEDEHLADVDITIKGRRREDDGIFLRLRMADKEGRIRNIYFPFDIETDTALSVATEMVAELDITDQDMIKVADMIDSEISTLVPEWNRGLGIEESLHCTNGNFCHNCVSKDSLLDYVSSNCPGPKNLQVLQCSKQGCAAIHGRFEEITYQVEGSEQCVTAGELKTSSQFGGIHFADIWAQREGLELSSPGSKDICCNEGDNTLDQLTFGNERTINMDDQSEYDARNSPSTTRSAEHALLDDYENEIRQELRWLKAKYQLQLRELRDQQLGAKWKSSSLSQKSFNFEHERDNGFSPPMPQLKRENNGPLLKSLPSGKNFTTDFLIDADRKCSTVANRMTENSETVNVSYSPENMFTAKNFYTGPLLLPHSLQRATSLPVDAVDV; this is translated from the exons ATGAATGGTGTTTCAGCTGTTGAACCGGATTACTCTGAGTTTGTTGAAGTTGATCCTACTGGAAGATATGGAAGA taCAATGAAATTCTTGGCAAAGGAGCTTCAAAGACAGT TTATAGAGCCTTTGATGAGTATGAAGGGATTGAAGTAGCATGGAATCAGGTGAAGCTTTATGACTTCCTACAAAATCCTGAAGATCTTGAGAGGCTGTACTGTGAAATTCATCTGCTCAAGACCCTTAAACACAACAACATCATGAAGTTCTACACTTCTTGGGTTGATACTGCTAAGAGGAACATTAACTTTGTCACCGAGATGTTCACCTCTGGTACTCTCAGACA GTATAGGCTGAAGCACAGGAGAGTGAACATTAGAGCCGTGAAACATTGGTGTAGACAGATTTTGAAAGGGCTTCTGTATCTCCACAGCCGTAACCCACCTGTTATCCACAGAGACCTCAAGTGTGACAACATTTTTATCAACGGGAACCAAGGGGAAGTCAAGATTGGAGATCTTGGCCTCGCAGCAATCCTTCGCAAATCTCATGCCGCTCACTGTGTCG GAACACCCGAGTTCATGGCACCGGAGGTTTATGAAGAGGAATACAATGAATTAGTTGACATATATTCTTTTGGAATGTGCATCTTGGAGATGGTCACGTTTGAATATCCATACAGTGAATGCACCCACCCTGCTCAGATATACAAGAAAGTTGTCTCT GGGAAAAAACCAGAAGCTCTTTACAAAGTAAAAGATCCCGAGGTGCGACAATTTGTTGAGAAATGCTTAGCAGCCGTGTCACATAGGCTCTCTGCTAGGGAGCTTCTGAAGGACCCTTTTCTACAAATTGATGACTATGGATTCTGCTTAAGTTCAGTAGAGTACCGAGGAGATTTTGATGAACTGGGCCCTTTCCTAAGACAATCTCATTATGGAAGTTATAACATAAACCATTCTTTCATCGATGGGTACAGCAATTGTCTTGGTTATTCCGGTGAAAATGATTTGGAATACCATCCAGTTGAGTTTGGAATGAGTGAAATTGATCTCTTCACTTGTCAAGAGGATGAGCATTTGGCAGATGTAGATATCACAATCAAagggaggagaagagaagatgATGGCATCTTCTTAAGGCTCAGAATGGCAGATAAAGAAG GCCGTATTCGAAATATCTACTTCCCATTCGACATTGAGACTGACACAGCATTGAGTGTTGCAACAGAAATGGTGGCGGAGCTTGATATTACTGACCAAGATATGATAAAAGTAGCAGACATGATTGATAGTGAAATTTCCACTTTGGTCCCAGAGTGGAATAGGGGGCTGGGCATAGAGGAAAGTTTACATTGTACAAATGGAAATTTCTGTCACAATTGTGTTTCAAAAGATTCCCTATTGGATTATGTTTCATCAAATTGTCCAGGTCCCAAGAATCTGCAAGTTCTTCAGTGTTCTAAACAAGGATGTGCTGCTATCCATGGACGTTTCGAAGAGATAACATACCAAGTTGAAGGGTCGGAACAATGTGTAACAGCTGGGGAGCTAAAAACATCAAGCCAGTTTGGTGGCATCCATTTTGCTGATATCTGGGCTCAGAGAGAAGGTTTAGAATTGAGTTCACCAGGCTCGAAGGATATATGTTGCAATGAAGGAGACAACACATTGGACCAATTGACGTTTGGAAATGAGAGAACTATAAATATGGATGATCAAAGTGAATATGATGCAAGAAACTCTCCCTCCACAACCCGTTCAGCAGAGCATGCCCTCTTGGATGATTATGAGAATGAGATCAGGCAAGAATTAAGATGGCTCAAAGCTAAATATCAATTGCAGTTGAGGGAACTCAGAGACCAACAACTTGGGGCGAAATGGAAATCTTCAAGCTTATCTCAGAAGTCTTTCAACTTTGAACATGAGAGAGATAATGGATTTTCCCCTCCTATGCCCCAGCTaaaaagagagaacaatggaCCTCTTCTGAAATCTTTGCCCTCTGGGAAGAATTTCACTACGGATTTTCTCATTGATGCTGATAGGAAATGCTCCACTGTGGCAAACCGAATGACCGAAAACTCTGAGACAGTGAATGTGTCCTACAGTCCTGAGAACATGTTTACAGCCAAGAATTTCTACACGGGACCTTTGCTGCTTCCACACTCTCTTCAAAGGGCAACTTCTCTTCCAGTTGATGCTGTAGATGTTTAA